Proteins from one Candidatus Bathyarchaeota archaeon genomic window:
- a CDS encoding inositol monophosphatase yields the protein MEYLKTIEFVLREARTRVLDIVRGKDAFKVVGRNRSGDKTFLLDRLAEEAVVKALSQRLKRFTLLSEEAGILEVGGGGGIVAVLDPLDGSTNASRGFPFYSISLALAEGSRLSDVVAAGVVDVPRGDIYLAARGGGSRLNGRPIKVSDVKRLKDSVLGADVNVKGRAFGYLAKISPVLEEAYSVRFMGSNALGLCMVASGVYDAFVDFRGLLRVVDSAAGMLIVEEAGGVVLDQAGRRPDPKLEPGSRVSLVAASTMELASEIISLFRPKG from the coding sequence GTGGAATACCTGAAGACCATAGAGTTCGTCTTGAGAGAGGCTAGGACGAGGGTGCTGGACATCGTTAGAGGGAAAGACGCCTTCAAAGTCGTGGGTAGAAACAGGTCTGGGGACAAAACGTTTTTACTAGATAGGCTAGCCGAGGAAGCGGTCGTTAAGGCTCTCTCCCAGAGGCTTAAAAGGTTCACGCTCCTCTCGGAGGAGGCGGGCATCCTAGAGGTCGGCGGTGGAGGGGGTATAGTAGCGGTTTTAGACCCCCTAGACGGGTCGACCAACGCCTCTAGAGGGTTTCCGTTCTACTCGATATCCCTAGCCTTAGCCGAGGGCAGCCGTCTATCGGATGTGGTGGCAGCCGGGGTGGTGGATGTCCCTAGGGGCGACATATATCTGGCGGCTAGAGGCGGCGGTAGTAGGTTAAACGGCAGACCGATCAAGGTCTCAGACGTTAAACGCCTTAAGGATAGCGTCCTAGGAGCCGACGTAAACGTCAAGGGTAGGGCGTTCGGTTACCTAGCAAAGATTTCACCGGTTCTAGAGGAGGCGTATAGCGTCAGGTTCATGGGTTCCAACGCCCTCGGGCTCTGCATGGTCGCATCCGGCGTCTACGACGCGTTCGTGGACTTCAGAGGGTTGCTGAGGGTCGTCGACTCCGCCGCAGGGATGTTGATAGTCGAGGAGGCTGGAGGGGTCGTCCTAGACCAGGCGGGTCGAAGACCAGATCCTAAGCTCGAGCCTGGTTCGAGGGTCTCCTTGGTGGCCGCTTCGACCATGGAGCTTGCGTCGGAGATAATATCGCTTTTCCGACCGAAAGGTTAA
- a CDS encoding 30S ribosomal protein S27e, translating into MSRRKELIPQPRSVFLRVKCPSCGYEQVVFSHPATVVKCHICGEALVEPTGGKGRFKCEILEVLS; encoded by the coding sequence TTGTCGAGGAGAAAGGAGCTTATACCACAGCCGAGAAGCGTGTTTCTTAGGGTTAAGTGTCCGTCCTGCGGCTACGAGCAGGTCGTCTTCAGCCACCCAGCGACCGTCGTTAAATGCCACATTTGCGGAGAGGCGCTCGTCGAGCCAACAGGGGGGAAGGGCAGGTTCAAGTGTGAGATACTGGAGGTGTTGAGTTGA
- a CDS encoding translation initiation factor IF-2 subunit alpha, with protein MSGDEWPEVGELVIATVETITPYGAYVTLDEYGRKRGFLHISEISTSWVRNIREHIRENMKLVLKVLRVNPVKRHIDLSLKRVSDREKEEELYYWKRRVKGRNLLKLVAKKIGKPYEQLYSEYGKRLEAKFGDLYEVFSTLSEKGVEPLLKLEVPEDLAKAFYEVASEKIKPKTAKLRGIVEVSTVKPDGVYDVKEALMRIEKLSRDDVKVEVYVIGAPRYAVEVTARDYKTASRVLKEAFRTVERFMKRRGGTVSFREA; from the coding sequence TTGAGCGGGGATGAGTGGCCTGAGGTAGGTGAACTCGTCATAGCTACGGTAGAGACTATAACGCCCTACGGAGCCTATGTGACCCTAGACGAGTACGGTAGGAAGAGGGGGTTTCTACACATCTCCGAGATCTCCACAAGCTGGGTTAGGAACATACGGGAGCATATAAGAGAGAACATGAAACTCGTCCTCAAGGTTCTAAGGGTGAATCCTGTCAAACGGCACATAGACCTCTCTTTGAAGAGGGTTTCAGATAGGGAGAAGGAGGAGGAGCTTTACTACTGGAAGCGGAGGGTGAAGGGTAGGAACCTCCTCAAGCTCGTGGCTAAGAAGATAGGTAAACCCTATGAGCAGCTGTACTCGGAGTATGGAAAACGGCTTGAGGCTAAGTTCGGAGACCTATACGAGGTGTTCTCCACACTCTCTGAAAAGGGCGTCGAACCGCTTCTAAAACTCGAGGTACCGGAGGACCTGGCTAAAGCATTCTACGAGGTTGCCTCCGAAAAGATCAAGCCTAAAACTGCAAAGCTTCGAGGTATAGTCGAGGTCTCCACGGTGAAACCCGACGGCGTCTACGACGTGAAGGAGGCTTTGATGAGAATCGAGAAGCTCAGCAGAGACGATGTCAAGGTCGAGGTCTACGTGATAGGTGCTCCTAGATACGCCGTCGAGGTAACCGCTAGAGACTATAAGACGGCTTCGAGGGTTCTTAAGGAGGCGTTTAGAACAGTCGAGAGGTTTATGAAGAGAAGAGGAGGGACCGTCTCGTTCAGGGAGGCTTAG
- a CDS encoding RNA-protein complex protein Nop10 codes for MVWLLRKCVKCSAYTLKQDRCPYCGGEVRVPHPAKFSLNDRFEKYRIKARRSGVEKR; via the coding sequence GTGGTTTGGCTCTTGAGGAAATGCGTCAAATGCTCTGCATATACTTTGAAACAGGATAGATGCCCCTACTGTGGAGGAGAGGTTAGGGTTCCGCATCCGGCTAAGTTCTCCTTAAATGATAGGTTCGAGAAGTATAGGATTAAAGCCAGGAGGAGCGGTGTTGAAAAGCGTTGA
- a CDS encoding PAC2 family protein: MKSVELRELKKVEFKKPILIAGFPGLGYVGKLAVTHMVRVLKAEKIAELYSTHFPHHVLSDDRGLVRLLRIEFYGWINPDSGGRDLILLTGDAQVQDVEGQYLVSSEILKYAKNLGVDMVITTGGYQSHPGKTPLVVAASTNVGFLDRLKEAGAKVGGWGNPIVGLAGVLMGLTTFYGMDGVCLLGETIGYIVDTKAAREVLKVLSRLIGLDIPLDGLERDILKDIGEAISEVEAEMRSLERILERTREEKITYIS, translated from the coding sequence TTGAAAAGCGTTGAGCTTAGAGAGCTTAAGAAAGTCGAGTTTAAGAAGCCCATACTCATAGCCGGTTTTCCAGGTCTAGGCTACGTCGGGAAGCTCGCGGTAACCCATATGGTTAGGGTTTTAAAAGCCGAGAAGATCGCCGAGCTATACTCTACGCATTTCCCTCATCACGTCTTGTCAGACGATAGGGGTCTTGTCAGGCTTTTGAGGATAGAGTTTTACGGATGGATAAATCCCGATAGTGGAGGACGCGACCTTATACTGCTGACCGGAGACGCTCAGGTTCAAGACGTGGAAGGACAGTACCTGGTCTCCTCGGAGATTTTGAAGTATGCGAAGAACCTAGGCGTCGATATGGTTATAACGACGGGGGGATACCAGAGCCATCCTGGGAAAACTCCGCTGGTAGTAGCCGCGTCGACGAACGTAGGCTTCCTAGATAGGCTTAAGGAGGCTGGTGCCAAGGTCGGGGGCTGGGGAAACCCGATAGTCGGTCTAGCAGGGGTCTTGATGGGGTTGACCACATTCTACGGCATGGACGGGGTGTGCCTTCTAGGAGAGACCATAGGCTATATCGTAGACACGAAGGCGGCTAGGGAGGTTTTAAAGGTTTTAAGCAGACTTATCGGCTTAGATATCCCGCTCGACGGGTTAGAGAGGGATATCCTGAAAGACATAGGCGAGGCGATCTCTGAAGTCGAAGCCGAGATGAGAAGCCTCGAAAGAATACTCGAAAGGACGAGAGAGGAGAAAATAACGTACATAAGCTAA
- the pyrH gene encoding UMP kinase: protein MPDFVLRIGGSVLASPINPRLITEYSKVLKRLASEDFKILVVTGGGELARRLIEYARSMNMPVDSQDRVAIQASRVVAQLLAEALKPVAPSEVPYRIGRLPRLFERFKVVVMGGLRPGMTTDTVAVLAALKLGFSLLIKATDRDGVYDKDPSVHPDASKIDSMDFDRLMEMFGRIRYKAGLKSIIDPKAARLIARHRIKTVVLNGFKPENVELAVKGRKVGTTIYG from the coding sequence ATGCCTGATTTCGTCTTAAGAATCGGCGGTTCTGTGCTGGCATCGCCCATAAACCCGCGGCTTATAACGGAGTATTCCAAGGTCCTGAAGAGGCTCGCTTCAGAGGACTTCAAGATACTCGTGGTGACCGGGGGCGGTGAGCTGGCTAGGAGACTTATAGAATACGCGAGGTCCATGAATATGCCGGTGGATAGTCAGGATAGGGTCGCCATACAGGCCTCAAGGGTGGTAGCCCAGCTGCTCGCAGAGGCGCTTAAACCCGTAGCACCTTCCGAGGTCCCCTATAGGATAGGTCGATTACCGAGGCTTTTCGAGAGATTCAAGGTGGTAGTTATGGGTGGTTTAAGGCCTGGGATGACGACCGACACGGTAGCCGTCTTAGCCGCTTTAAAGCTGGGTTTTTCTCTTCTCATAAAGGCGACGGATAGAGACGGCGTCTACGATAAAGATCCATCCGTCCATCCAGACGCCTCTAAGATAGACTCGATGGATTTCGACAGGCTTATGGAGATGTTCGGGAGAATACGCTATAAAGCCGGTTTAAAATCGATCATAGACCCCAAAGCCGCTAGGCTTATAGCCAGACACAGGATCAAGACCGTGGTCCTAAACGGGTTCAAACCCGAGAACGTAGAACTAGCCGTAAAAGGCCGCAAAGTCGGAACGACGATCTACGGTTAG